TGCGATTGGCCCTTTGCGTTCGCATAGGTCCTCAGGCAACCCCTTCGCGTTCACGACCTCCACGTCAGAATTCTGCAGCCTCAAACTTTGCTCTTCGTGTACGCGGGACACCATTCGCGTTAGCGATAAAGGAAACCAGATACCAGCAACAGTAGTCCAAAATAGCCCGAAATGATCCGGCACCATCccaaaacacactcgaggccctcgggaccccgtccaattacACAAACCGGTTTCacaacataacacggacctgctcgaggcctcaaatcgcatcaaataacatcaaaatcatgaatcacaccccgtttcaaacttaatgaactttagaacttcaaacttctacattccatgcctaaacctatcaaaccacgtccgatttacctcaaattttgcacacaagtcacattcgacattacagacctacttcaATTTCCGGTATCAGAATCAGACCCCGCTATCAAAAAGTctactctcggtcaaacttctcaaaaacttttaaatttctaacttttgacaaacgactccaaaatgacctacgaacctccaaatccacatccggACGCGTTCCCAAtgccagaatcaccatacggagctattcccagactcaaaatcccaaacggacttcgataacattgaaatgcacttcaacccaaatttatgaatttctttcaaaatgccaacttctACAATAGACGCCGAAACACTCTATGTCATCCAAAattcgaacatacgcccaagttcgaaatcatcatacgaacctgctggaatcttcaaatcccgattctgaggttaTTTActaaaaaatccaaccttagtcaattcttccaacttaaagcttccgaaatgagaattctctttccaaatcaactctgaacttccgaAATTCCGGTTCCGACCATGCGCATAAGTCATAATgtctgaagtgaagctgctcaagGCCTTAAATCaccgaacgacgtgctagagctcaaaacgatgcGCTAATTTTATTCACACTAGGTTAGCTTAGACCAGTGAAAAATATTGGTTTTTAAGGAGAGAGAATTTTGTAAAAAGAAAGAACTAATCCAAATAAAGAAAGAGATGGATTTAACGAAAAGTTATAAATTGCACTAATATAATGAAGTTAAGGAGAGTGAAAAAGGTAACGGAAATGGGTCTGGAGTTACGGGTATGTATACTaggttaaaaaagaaaaatgggccTGGACACTTAAAAGCTACCACGTGTAAGCAGGGCACGACGCCATTAGATGTGGGGGCAGAAATATCAAAATGGGAACGACAGGGGTAGATCATGAAAGGATAATATAACAGGGGATACTGATAACTAATTTTCAATAGTACATGGACATATCTAGCCCTTTTCCATAAATAATATATGATACTTATATTTATAATAGTAAACCAAATATTTCATTTTCGGCCAAAGGAAATTTACGTTCAATAATTAACTATCCAAGAATTACGTCCAATTATTGTTCCAAGAATCTCTCTGAAGAATCATGAATTGAGTAAAAATACACTCCCAAGAATTCCTTTCCTTCTAGGGAGTCTCTATTTTTttaaggcaagaaaataaagATTTCTCTCAAAAACTCtacaaaactctaaaaatattagtagtatgtatgtatgtatgtatgtatgtatgtatgtatgtatgtatgtatgtatgtatgtatgtatgtatgtattttaTGTGCATTAcatgtatatttatatattattccAAAAATATATGTAGTATATAATGTGTATCTTAAGCACATtacatgtatttttatatactatACTTAAAATATTTAGTAATATATAATGTGTATAAAGAACTAAAGTATTTAGTATCCAGAGATTTAAAATATTCGAAAAAGAATAATAAGAAGATGAATCCTCAAAgagtttttttttggttttctacTCAGTATCCCCTACCCGCATTCGAGCCCGATTATATCCGGATTAATACCGCGTAGGACCCCATTCGGGGGGAAGTGTTCCttaccaaggatttttccatacccagggctcgaactcgagaccttTGGTTAAGGGAGGATAGGGGCAGAGCCACAATACTGTTtgtgggttcggccgaacccaataGCTTTTGTTCAAACCCTGTATTTGTATTAAGAAATctaatgaatatgtacaaattattaattaaGAACCCAATAACTTAAAAGGATTATTATATCGAACCCATAAGGTTCAAATTCTAGCTCCGCCTCTGAGGAAGGAGCAGTCCCATCCAcgcaccacatcctttggtggtaATCCTGAAAGAGTTGAGAGATGGTAGAATTGGAATTGTTTTTGAAAAATTACGATAACTTTACGAAGGAGAGAAGGTACCAAATTAATAACATTGACATAAGAGAGAACTTCATTtatagcccatcgggcaaaacaAATATCATCCGGTAGCCCACAGATTGACCCATACAAGTCATAGCCTAAAAATAATGACAAGTGCTGGCCGGAAACTTCACTGAACGAATTCCCTCGCTGGAAAATCTTAGATCTCAGAAGATCTGAACTTTTACCCGTTAAAACAACAGCAAAACGCCGAAAAATCCTAGAATCGACCAGATCTAAGAAGATCTGAACTTTTACCCGTTAAATCAAcatcaaaacaaaaggaaaaggggtGTGTGCAAGCATCTGTTACCAGCAGCTAAAAaacaaaaagcaaaaagcaaaataATTGTAAAAATGGAGAAAGAAAAGGTGTCCTTGGAGTTGAATAGGTTCCTGTACATCAACATATTTCAGTAGCAGCAACATATAGGGAAGAGGAGGAAAGCGAGAGGAGCAGTGTGTAGCAACGAGAGAGACAACCTTGTCTTTTTTCTCTAATTTTCTCTTATAGTTTCTGTAAATATGTAGATAATATTTTGAAGATGTTTGACTAAAAATTTAAAACTCCGGCGATCTTGTTACCATTTTCAGCAACTGTAAGGCCATGGACGTCGGTGGCTGGTTTCTCAATAAGAGGAAGAACAGAGGAGATGACTATGAAAAAAGTTAAAATATCTACAAAATAGACTGGtattatacaaaaattatacaaaatagactgtcactatacaatttatatacaaatagactgtcactatacaatttatatacaaatagagtgttactatacaaaatatatacaataatagaatgtcattatacaaaaaatatactaaatagactgccattatacaaaatatgtataaaatagactatcactatataaaaatatactaaatagactaccactatacaatttatatacaattagctctcactatacaaaatatatacaaaatagactgtcactatacaaaatagactgttactatacaaaaaatatacaaaataggcTGTCACTATACAAATAGACTattaatatacaaaaaatatacaaaatagactatcactatGCAAAAAATATAGTACAAAAATAGTCtgttattatacaaaaaatatacaaaaatagactgttattatacaaaaaatatacaaaaatagacaTTTCGTATATGACCTGCATTACATATTTCATTCAACTGTTAGCTAATACTTATCAGATCCAGAAGTACATTCAAAAAGGCAAAAAAGGGTTGCTCTATCGCGCCAGGTGAGGGTCAAACCTGTGACCTTCAACTTAGGAAACAAGCGCTCTAACCACTGAGCTACAGGCGCTTGTGTTGTCATGTTTATTCCTTTCGGCTACTATATGCAATACGTTTGGGCCGAAGGGCCATCTTTTGTAAGTAGGACAAAACAtgggctattaaaattttgagggaCTATAGAGGGTAGTTTTCTCTTGACATAATTAATGCAAGGAAAGAAACAGATTGCTTATTTTGTGGGGCAGTAAATTTTTTAAATAACCACATAATCTTTCAATTCTGctaaaaaggtttttttttttaaaaaaaaaactttcaaatttaaaataaacaaagagTACTTTTATTTATGAAAATAATCTTTAAATAGGAACAATCGTGTAAAAATCTCTTTTAAAAAAGAAAGGGCCTGCTTTATTTGCAATTGATATATAGGCTGTTAGTCCTTGGACTTTCTAAGGTCCATGTGCTTTGTTATATTTTCCCTTTTCAAAAGATTCATGTGATTTGTTGGGAGATCTGCACAGATAGGATTATTTCAGACTTTTATTTAAACGTTGTCCTGGTTTAAGTAAGTTTTTGCAAAAATATATTGACGTGGCATAACTTGCTCAAagttgtgtgtgtgtggggggggggggggggggatagcTTGGAACAAGCGCTGGGCATAATTTGCTTGCCACTTTGGTCTAATATCtgcaaacttttaaaaacaaaGACGAGGTTTAAATACCAAATCTCAAAATATCTTTTTGTGCAAAGTTTTGTAATTTGTTTACCGTAAAAAAAGAACATGCAAAAGACAATTGCAGTTTGGCTCTTCGCTAAACTGAAAGGTCTTATTTtaagtcttttttttctttaaaatataTGGTATCttcaaattgatgaaatttttagAATTCTCTCttgctatttaaaatttattttctttttaggtTAATCAATACAATATGTTATTCAAAATACTAAAAAGGCAGAAAAAAATAATTCTAAGCGCCAGAATTGCGACGTGGCTGACAACATGTTTTGTAATGGACAAGCATTTTTAAATGGAAAAATATATAAATGACCCATTTAAGTTGTCTCCAATGACCTACTGAACACCTCAACTATCTCCGACCaaaaaaaggtacaaaataacTCCTCACAAGGGATTATGTTGCGGAAGAAATCATCTTGTGGTTTGTATTTGAGTCCTGGTCTCTAAGGTTTGCGCCCACTTTTGATCACTAGGCCAGACCCTTGGATGCAAAAATTTGTAACTGTGGGAATTGATTTAGTAGGCTATTCTGAGTTGATGATAAAGCTACTCCTTCCACTAAACAACCTCCTACAACTTATAACCATCTTCTTGAACCCACCATGGCATATACTCCATGCGATGTAAGCTCCCAGTTTCTACATCTTTTAGGATTTGATGAGAAAGTTATGACTACTAATTTATCTTATCGTCCAATGTTCTGACCTGATTCATCAATCAATGGCTAAAACCAAAAAAAATCAGTAAAACTAGCACGAGTGCAACTTATTAGCAATTCCTGAATATTCCAACTGATACCCACAATATACGGAAGTTAACAAACATAAATATTTAGTGGTCTAGATTGCAAATCGCGAGCGCTTCAGTTCTCCAGCGAGCCTCTGCTAGAATTCCTCAGCATCAGTAGTATCTGAACAACCAAAGACTGAAACCTTACAAGGAGGAAATGGATCGCCATTCTTATTAGGAAATCCTTTCAAAATTCTGGCTGTCTACATGCAATGTAATCCCATTTCTACTTCCCCAGATTTCGTAGTGGAAAAGAGCTATTGCCACATACTCTGATACAAGGTAAAAAAAGTTTACATTTGCAAAGCAAGACATAATACTAGGTCGACATTCCACATTATATAATCTTCACATAATATACAAGTGCCATGTAATGTGGCTGTAGCTAGCAGAGAAGAAGGGAAAATCTTAAAATTGTCTCAAAGGGTTTATAGGCTGAGAGGGTAATACATGGATTTGTTGTATACTATCAGACACGTCTGATATATGTGAACCAGTTACACTATGGATTGAGTGACTACCTTATTTAACGCCTCAAACTTTTAGACAAGGTACATTTTTATTTACCTAATTATACCTTCAATGCACCCCTCATTGTCATTTGACGCATACTGATTCTTTTTCATAGGTCAAGCACGTGAATGACGGTAAGACTTTGAACTCACAACTTCTGCTTGCTCTGATACTGTGTTAAATTGTGTAAAGATGTGTCTAGAGCCATGTTAATGACTCAACACACTAAATTGAGAGATAGACCAAAAGCAGCTCAATAAACTAACTTGCGAGAGGAAGCCGACTTTCCTACGAGCACGAGAATGGTTGTACCAAAAGTTGTCTTGATACCATGTTGAACTCCATGTACCACCTAAAAGTTTTAAGTCTTTAAAGAAGCACACTTTTATTTACTTTCTTGTATCTTCAACATAGACTTCCTTATATATATTTCTCAAGGAGCAGCAAAGGGAGAAGCAAGGTACAATGCCTAAAGAACTGCACTAAATCACAAGAGTTTGTAACAACAGTATTTAGGTCCATTTTTCATATTTGAAATAACTGATGGATTTTATGGTCAAATGTCCATAAATGATTGGTTCTCTTTCAAAGGCTAAATAAGTTGATCTCTCATTTGATAAAATTTCTGTCTTCTTATCCAATGGACAAACTATTTCAAGGCAAAGAATACAAAGGAAGAGCAAAGCAacaaaatttgaaagaaaaaaagaagaagaagaagagagtgaAATTCGGTTAATCCCAGTATTGGGCAGAGCACTGGTAATAGAGCTAgccatgatttttcattaataggaggATTCCGATACAAGCAGCAAGAGAAATACAATTACCATCTTCACAAGCCTTCAAGAGTGTACTGCATTTTCAagaatgaagaaaataaaaagaacaaaaaagcaGCTGAAAGAAAATGAATCCATCTTTTATGAGGATTTGGAAATGAGGGACATGAATTCTATCATGGGTTTTAAGTTATTAGGGCAGAAGAGGGAAGGAAATGTACCTGATCTACAAACACAATATTTGTCGCCAAATAATATCTCTGACATGGAATCCAGAGGTTTTTTGTGAGGGACTTATTGGACTCAAGACCATGCTGAGGTTGATCCAGTCGGAATGGAAGCAGAAAGACCAAGTAATGGTGGCTGCCTGATCATGCTCGTCCAAGGACTACCACTCCAGACCTAGTTATGTGGAAGATCGTGTAGCTGGTGGCACCTGGTGACAGGCTGGTGAATCCCTGGTTTATGGAGGTCCTGGGTGATGGCTCGGAACCCTTTATAGGAAAGTTACAGCACTAGGCAGTGCCAGAACTAAAGGAACCAACGTAGAAATAGATCCACAGAGCCTTCACCAATTTATAATTGCTTATCAAAAAAGACTGCGATTAGTATTTTTGGGGCTACTAACATCTTAGTAGCCAGAGCAAAAGAGAGTAATAATATCGCAAGTAATAAGCCAAACATACGAAGGACGGGCTAATCTACCTTCATGCAGACATAGCTCCATTCCTTGTCACAAACTAAAAACTTAGTGTAAAATGTGGTTTTCCCACACATGAAAGCAGGATATTCTTGGAAATACATTTTGGTGAGCAACAGGTTTCCTGCTGTAGATTTGTGTTCAACTAAGAGAATAGTGACCTCCAAGCAAGAGGAAAGTCATGAACAATCCACTGCTTTCACTTCCATCAATTTATAAGTCCTGAACTGTAATCTTGTGCACCTCTATTCGATTTCTCACCAATACCATTTTAACCTTTTGCTAAATTCAAACACATTTTCTCTCCTTGCCAAAAAAGTCGGATTGTTAAATAAAATACTCATCATATTACTTGAATTCTTACATTGTATTGTATCGCTCCTCCTGATCTATTTATGTATATCAAAATCCAACTTAGCAGGCAACAGCTTTTGGATTCTCCATTCTAATCCCAAGCCGGTCCTGGATCTCACATCAAATCATGCTTTACATGCTTACATCTAGGTAAAAATTGAGCAATCTCATCAGTCGTTACTTTACTACTCAGACAAGTATACAGCACATTCTAGGAAAGGTCTAAACATTTCAAGCCTTAGATAAAGGCTGGCAGTGTTTGTAGATTTTGTTGATTTACCATTGAGAGGAAACAGTAATCAATATGGTACTCTGCCAGGACTGCAGGTAGAAATCATGGCCACCTCGGCCAAGGTGGCATACATATTAGAGAGAAACCAGCAGTGTAACGTAGTACTGAAGAAAGCAATGATAACTCAAGAGGAAAAAAGAATGAGAACAGAGATAAGCAACAGCTTTAAACTCAGTAGATATCGTGGGGGATCACAAAACTATTTCCACTGCCCCACCCAAGTCCTATACTAAATGAGTTTTCATCCATCTTGATGACAGATtcaaaaaaactaaaagaaggaTTTAATGGTATTGGGAGGGAATGCTTGTGAGTATTGGATAAAAAATGTATATTTTAACCAGTCAAGATCGATACTGCAGTGTACCAATGACATTAGCACTTCTTCGCCATAATCTGTTGGAGCTAACTCATATTTTATCGATAAGGGATTCTTTCTTCCCTCAAATtggaaaagaaatcaaggaaatAAAGATTTTCTTTGGATTATCATGGTTTTGCTTGCCACTTTTTCTAATCTGTTGGATAACATGACAAAGACCAGGCAATAATTTTTCATATTCTTTTAGTCTGTATTTCTTCTGCTGGTGTGTGGGGGAGTGAAAAAGGCAGAGAACATCCCAAATAAAGAAAGTATTGTGAGAAGAGAAACAAACCCCTCTAATTTCCATTATCTTCTTTATAGTGAAAAAATGCATGTCATAGCAGGACTTATAAACAGAGTGGAAAATACCATCTCTCCACCAATCAAGTTTTCAATTCAGGCACATAATCTGATTGGATATCTTATTTTGTCACAAACTTCAACAAGTACGCCTCAAATTCTGCCAAAAACTCCAGTAATTTATAGAAAGGTAAAATGCAGTATCAATCATAGATACATTCAAGTGGTAGCATTACAGTGTATACTGTGTCATTGCGTATTCCAAGTGATGAAGTCGCAGTAACCTGGAAGACAAAGAGGGCATTTGTTGATTAAAACCTCTGAATAAAATCATAAATGTGGGAATTTATTTCATCAGGCTTTTCTTGGTTGATGAAGTGACCTACTCCCTCCATTACAACAACCTCCTGCAAATTAGGCACTTCTTTCTTGAAACCACCATTGTGTATATACTCCTTGGTTCCAGGAACATGATACGTGTGTCCAGATCACCAACCACAAACTTAGTAGGAACTTGAATTTTGCATCCACTAAATGGTGCTGTAAGCTCCCAGTTTCTGCATTTAAAGAACAGATTTAAGAAAATTTGAGCGTACAATTATTTCCACTCTCAATGTACTACGACTAGAATCATTACATAACGGCTAAAATAAGGAAAATCAGTAAAGACACAAGCAGCTGAGTAAGTAATAGGAACACGAGAAATCCATGGATTCTCTGGTTGATCCTAGAACAGTTAAATGGTATACGTACTTGTCCAGATTTCGGTAGTAGTTCAATCCTCCAGTGAAGCctgtttctttttaatttttcagcAAAATAATGCACATCTTCTTCTGTTATCCATGAGGGTAATGTCGCTGGTGACTTAGCTAAGGCCTGATGAAAGCCTATCTCCTTAGGAATGCAAGGTGGGCGTGGATCACGTGAAGAAAGAAATCCCTTAACGACTGTTGCAGTATCAACAGAAGCAAACTCCTCTTCCACTTCCCCAGGTTTCTAAATATAATAGCAGCATCAGTAAAACCAGAAAAGCTTACTACTGTGAATTCAAACACAATCTGCGTTGATCGAATTGCATTGCAGTATTTTCACATTAACAAATTACAATTACGTGAAAATTAGTGGCACTTGATGTTATTGTAGGAAATATTAAATCTCTTAAAAAGGGTTTTACTAGCCAAGTGAAGAAATGAAGTTTGATCAAATATATGCAGCCTCTAAATCTTCTAAGTGTGCATCTGTCATATTTCCTTTGTTTAACCACTCTATTCAAGGAAAGGCATAGAAAGAAAAGTAAAGCAGCCATACGAAGGGTAATAGCAATCAGAAAAGGTCCAATAAGCATCAGAGAAATATGCTG
This genomic stretch from Nicotiana sylvestris chromosome 9, ASM39365v2, whole genome shotgun sequence harbors:
- the LOC104225283 gene encoding LOW QUALITY PROTEIN: epoxide hydrolase 1-like (The sequence of the model RefSeq protein was modified relative to this genomic sequence to represent the inferred CDS: inserted 1 base in 1 codon; deleted 1 base in 1 codon) translates to MEKIQHKYVSVNGINMHVAEIGEGPAVVFVHGFPELWYSWRHQMLYLSKKGYRAMAPDLRGYGDTDSPPDATHYTAFHIVGDLVALLDVLGLDQVFLVGHDWGALIAWYFSLFRPDRIKALVNLSVVFRPRHPSRKPVDSLRELFGDDYYVCRFQKPGEVEEEFASVDTATVVKGFLSSRDPRPPCIPKEIGFHQALAKSPATLPSWITEEDVHYFAEKLKETGFTGGLNYYRNLDKNWELTAPFSGCKIQVPTKFVVGDLDXTYHVPGTKEYIHNGGFKKEVPNLQEVVVMEGVGHFINQEKPDEINSHIYDFIQRF